From the Candidatus Bathyarchaeota archaeon genome, one window contains:
- a CDS encoding PAS domain S-box protein — MDSIVDPENKIYVEGFTGKPTKHFIAGSDEIYRRLFEGAMDAIVLSDAETGVILGCNQEATKLTGRSKSELIGMHHSLLYPKDQTEKVARFKAHLKERLGTVIETVMVTKSGERRDVAIKSNFVEVKGQKIVQCVFRDITVYKANIKKLRFQASLLGAVGQVVVAADKDGKITFWNSVAEQVFGWSEKEMLGAGISKVFPDKATDILGSLKEGVAFTTEKVVQRRDGRPLAMLVKNFPLLDAAGFFQGSISVFTDITEQKWMLDALSETIDKIQELNEKLHVVESLTRHDVRNKLSAMNGYLYLLKRQLRDNPTLLTYVTQLEASSKQILSILDCEKIYVQVGAEELTYVDVGMYFQEATLLFSDLSKYTLINKCNGVKVLADSLLRQLFYNLLDNTIKYGGNLSTIKLSYTQNPDAVELIYEDDGNGIPENLKSHLFQKGFGKGTGMGLYMMKRMCDAYGWAITETGKEGEGVQFVMTIPKKQNKEGQATCQLPQPN, encoded by the coding sequence ATGGATTCCATTGTCGACCCCGAAAACAAAATCTACGTTGAAGGCTTCACAGGTAAACCTACAAAACATTTTATCGCAGGTTCAGACGAGATATATCGTCGCCTGTTCGAGGGTGCTATGGACGCTATTGTTTTGTCAGATGCTGAAACGGGGGTTATTTTAGGCTGCAACCAAGAAGCCACAAAACTCACTGGCAGGTCCAAATCCGAATTAATCGGTATGCACCATTCCTTGCTTTATCCTAAAGACCAAACAGAAAAAGTGGCTCGTTTCAAAGCACATCTTAAAGAACGCCTCGGTACAGTTATCGAAACCGTAATGGTTACAAAATCAGGTGAACGTAGGGATGTGGCTATTAAATCAAACTTTGTTGAGGTTAAGGGACAAAAAATTGTTCAGTGCGTATTTAGGGATATAACTGTTTACAAAGCGAACATCAAGAAACTGCGTTTTCAGGCTAGCTTGCTTGGGGCTGTTGGGCAAGTGGTGGTTGCTGCAGATAAGGATGGCAAGATAACTTTTTGGAATTCTGTGGCGGAGCAGGTTTTTGGTTGGTCAGAAAAAGAGATGCTTGGGGCTGGTATTTCTAAAGTGTTCCCCGATAAGGCTACGGATATTCTTGGTAGCCTAAAGGAGGGGGTGGCTTTTACGACTGAGAAAGTGGTTCAACGCCGTGATGGCAGACCCTTAGCCATGCTTGTCAAAAACTTTCCCCTGCTCGATGCCGCGGGTTTTTTCCAAGGTAGCATAAGCGTTTTCACTGACATCACTGAGCAGAAATGGATGCTTGACGCCCTATCAGAAACCATCGACAAAATCCAAGAACTCAACGAAAAACTACACGTCGTCGAAAGCCTAACAAGACACGACGTACGAAACAAACTCTCCGCCATGAACGGCTACCTCTACCTGCTAAAACGCCAGCTACGCGACAACCCCACACTTTTAACTTACGTGACCCAACTCGAGGCATCTTCCAAACAAATCCTCTCAATTTTGGACTGCGAAAAAATCTACGTGCAAGTAGGCGCAGAAGAACTAACATACGTGGACGTTGGCATGTACTTCCAAGAAGCAACCCTGCTCTTCTCTGACCTATCCAAATACACGTTAATCAACAAATGCAACGGCGTAAAAGTTCTTGCCGATTCCCTGCTCAGACAATTATTCTACAACCTGCTCGACAACACCATCAAATACGGCGGCAACCTCTCCACCATCAAACTCAGCTACACCCAAAACCCCGATGCGGTAGAGCTAATCTATGAAGACGACGGCAACGGCATCCCCGAGAACTTGAAAAGTCACTTGTTCCAGAAAGGCTTTGGCAAAGGCACGGGCATGGGGCTTTACATGATGAAACGTATGTGCGACGCTTACGGCTGGGCTATCACAGAGACAGGCAAAGAAGGCGAAGGCGTACAGTTTGTTATGACCATACCCAAAAAACAAAACAAAGAAGGACAAGCTACCTGCCAGCTACCCCAACCTAACTAA
- a CDS encoding undecaprenyl-diphosphate phosphatase — translation MLDQLLQTVLLGLIQGISEWLPISSTAHLKLAGIYLGLDVTPLFNIILHAGTLMVVVFFFRHEVKALLSALFRLDFKSENGQLIPRIAVATIPTAVIALLYDGFLESTARTIPIIACTFLIGATVVYSTKFSKEINPGLPYSIVLLMGAAQGFAIFPGLSRSGITISTALLFGLRREKAFKFSFLLSIPAIAGDLIYEFYSSRGQFAVGGLGTVEVLAGVVAAMVVGYFALKLLAKLVRGKKFHLFAFYTWALGIALLIITFLTA, via the coding sequence TTGCTTGATCAACTGTTGCAGACGGTATTGCTTGGTTTGATTCAGGGCATTTCTGAGTGGCTGCCTATTTCCAGCACGGCGCATTTGAAGCTTGCGGGCATCTACTTGGGTTTGGATGTTACGCCGCTGTTTAACATTATCTTGCACGCTGGAACCCTGATGGTGGTTGTTTTCTTTTTCCGCCACGAAGTAAAAGCCCTACTCTCTGCGCTGTTTCGTTTGGATTTTAAGTCAGAAAACGGCCAGCTCATCCCGCGCATAGCCGTCGCAACCATACCTACCGCCGTCATAGCCCTCCTCTACGATGGCTTTTTGGAGAGCACCGCCCGAACCATACCCATAATCGCCTGCACCTTCCTCATCGGAGCCACCGTGGTCTACTCCACCAAATTCTCCAAAGAAATCAACCCAGGTCTGCCCTACAGCATAGTTTTGTTGATGGGTGCGGCGCAGGGTTTCGCGATTTTCCCAGGGCTTTCACGTAGTGGCATAACTATTTCTACGGCGTTGCTGTTTGGGTTGCGCCGAGAAAAAGCGTTTAAGTTCTCGTTTTTGCTTTCGATACCTGCGATTGCGGGGGATTTGATTTACGAATTCTACAGTAGCCGCGGGCAATTTGCGGTTGGGGGCTTGGGCACAGTTGAGGTTCTGGCGGGGGTTGTAGCTGCCATGGTTGTGGGTTACTTTGCCCTAAAGCTTTTAGCCAAGCTGGTGCGCGGCAAAAAATTCCACTTATTCGCGTTCTACACTTGGGCACTGGGCATCGCCCTGCTAATAATCACGTTCCTCACAGCATAA
- a CDS encoding VTT domain-containing protein, with amino-acid sequence MASFIELLIVLLSAFGLNLIPFAGPSNLFIASTAALGIANADATTLVAIGFLVALGASLAKSVHYMVTFFIGKRLSENRRRKLDVQAKKVKKWAFLLLFSAAASPIPDEPVVVPLGLMKYSPVKFFSAFFLGKITITIAGAFLGDWVKGATAGWISSEVMIAISIVLTIVVTVVLLKVDIDKWLTKIFKRKTIPEEEPQADA; translated from the coding sequence ATGGCGTCATTTATCGAGTTGCTGATTGTTTTACTCAGCGCCTTTGGGTTAAACCTCATACCCTTTGCGGGTCCATCGAACCTTTTCATAGCCTCAACCGCAGCATTGGGCATAGCAAACGCCGACGCCACCACGCTTGTAGCCATCGGGTTTCTCGTCGCCTTGGGAGCGTCCCTAGCAAAAAGCGTCCACTACATGGTCACGTTCTTCATCGGCAAACGCCTAAGCGAAAACCGCCGCAGAAAACTTGATGTGCAAGCGAAAAAAGTCAAGAAATGGGCGTTCTTGCTACTGTTTAGCGCCGCAGCTTCCCCAATTCCCGATGAACCCGTCGTCGTACCCTTGGGACTTATGAAGTACAGCCCCGTAAAGTTTTTCTCCGCGTTTTTCTTGGGCAAAATAACAATCACCATCGCAGGTGCGTTCTTAGGGGACTGGGTTAAAGGTGCCACGGCGGGCTGGATAAGCTCAGAAGTCATGATAGCCATATCCATCGTGTTAACCATCGTCGTAACTGTTGTCCTGCTCAAAGTCGACATAGACAAATGGCTAACAAAAATCTTCAAACGAAAAACCATCCCCGAAGAAGAGCCGCAGGCAGACGCTTAA
- a CDS encoding ABC transporter ATP-binding protein yields the protein MIQTQNLTRKFGDLTAVDNLTLRVREGEVFGFLGPNAAGKTTTVRMLCCLISKTSGSAHIGEYDVDRNEDCLAIRKLVGFLPENVGLYDSLSAYKNLDFYGKLYEVPEQKRQENIERLLRLLGIWERKDDNVGSFSKGTKQKIAIARALIHDPQLLFLDEPTANLDPEASKTVRDFVLELKKEKRTIFINTHNLDEAERLCDRIAILKTRLVTVGSPQELKRSLYNRKTIVHFQQQVTSQIEAAAKTLSFVKSTRIMENKLILDMDNPERDNPELIRAIVATGANIQYVTELKSTLEDVYLKVIREATVQ from the coding sequence ATGATTCAAACCCAAAATCTCACCCGCAAATTCGGCGACCTAACCGCCGTGGACAACCTTACACTGCGCGTTCGTGAAGGAGAGGTTTTCGGGTTCTTGGGTCCTAACGCTGCAGGCAAAACCACCACTGTTCGCATGCTTTGCTGTTTGATTTCCAAAACCAGCGGTAGCGCCCACATCGGAGAATACGACGTCGACCGCAACGAGGACTGTTTGGCTATTCGCAAACTGGTAGGTTTTCTTCCTGAGAACGTTGGGTTATACGATAGCCTTAGCGCGTACAAGAATCTGGATTTTTACGGGAAACTCTACGAAGTGCCCGAGCAAAAACGCCAAGAAAACATCGAACGCCTCCTACGGCTACTGGGCATCTGGGAGCGAAAAGACGACAACGTCGGCAGCTTCTCAAAGGGCACCAAACAAAAAATCGCCATAGCCCGAGCCCTAATACACGACCCACAGCTGCTGTTTTTGGATGAACCCACAGCGAACTTGGACCCTGAAGCTTCCAAAACAGTACGCGACTTTGTCTTGGAACTAAAAAAAGAGAAACGCACCATATTCATTAACACACACAACCTTGATGAAGCCGAAAGGCTTTGTGACCGTATAGCTATTTTGAAAACTAGGCTCGTTACCGTCGGTTCGCCTCAAGAACTTAAACGCAGCCTTTACAACCGAAAAACCATCGTGCACTTCCAACAGCAAGTCACCAGCCAAATCGAAGCCGCCGCAAAAACTCTGAGCTTTGTAAAAAGCACACGCATCATGGAAAACAAGCTGATTTTAGACATGGACAACCCCGAACGCGACAACCCCGAACTTATCCGCGCCATCGTTGCTACAGGCGCAAACATCCAATACGTTACCGAATTAAAATCCACGTTAGAAGACGTTTACCTCAAAGTTATTCGGGAGGCGACTGTGCAGTGA
- a CDS encoding ABC transporter permease, which yields MRFWKAWIVATKDLAVFKKNKYILYSLIGMPLLMGVVIPSILIFALQSESASLPAASLLQEADMLLNLFTSYFVIIAAVLPTILASYSFVGEKTEKSLEPLLATPTTDSELLFGKSLAAFLPCIGATYIGTAIFIAIIDAWSLSTLGVLLLPNFYWAITLGLVTPLACVLSVEANVIISSRVNDIRAAQQLGAFVIMPLILVVIFASTMTTFPLTTMTLIVSAALAAADLALFYLSKATFKREEILTKWK from the coding sequence GTGAGGTTTTGGAAGGCTTGGATAGTTGCGACTAAAGATTTGGCGGTTTTCAAAAAGAACAAGTACATTTTGTATTCGCTTATCGGCATGCCCCTGTTGATGGGTGTTGTGATTCCTTCGATTTTGATATTTGCTTTGCAAAGTGAATCTGCAAGTCTTCCCGCCGCGAGTCTTTTGCAGGAAGCGGATATGCTGCTAAATCTCTTCACTTCCTACTTTGTTATCATAGCCGCTGTGTTGCCTACTATACTTGCTTCTTACAGTTTCGTAGGTGAGAAAACCGAGAAAAGCCTTGAACCGCTGCTTGCCACGCCAACAACCGATAGCGAACTGCTCTTTGGCAAAAGCCTCGCTGCGTTTTTGCCCTGCATCGGAGCAACCTACATCGGAACCGCCATATTCATCGCCATCATCGATGCGTGGTCGCTTTCGACCCTGGGGGTTTTGCTGCTTCCCAACTTTTACTGGGCAATAACCCTTGGTTTAGTAACACCGTTGGCTTGTGTATTAAGCGTAGAAGCCAACGTCATAATCTCCTCGCGAGTCAACGACATACGAGCCGCCCAACAACTAGGCGCCTTTGTCATCATGCCCCTCATCTTAGTGGTAATCTTTGCCTCCACCATGACCACGTTCCCCCTAACCACCATGACACTAATCGTCTCCGCAGCCCTAGCCGCAGCCGACCTAGCCCTGTTCTACCTAAGCAAAGCAACCTTCAAACGAGAAGAAATCCTAACCAAATGGAAATAA
- a CDS encoding LSm family protein — protein MMSEMTTEILEQNLSKIVLVRLKGGKSLRGRLKGFDQHLNLVLEETEDTTNIENQRKLGLIIVRGDNVVLISPPPR, from the coding sequence ATTATGAGTGAGATGACAACTGAAATCCTTGAGCAGAATCTTAGTAAGATAGTGCTTGTGCGGCTGAAAGGTGGAAAGAGCCTGCGCGGTAGATTGAAGGGCTTTGACCAGCACCTTAACTTAGTTCTCGAAGAGACAGAGGATACCACCAACATTGAAAATCAACGCAAACTAGGACTTATTATTGTCCGCGGTGACAACGTAGTTCTAATTTCGCCCCCGCCAAGGTGA
- a CDS encoding RNA-binding protein: MPQKNRRYNLKSRESKQITQQTAERFHVDAENVFGSKASVEVVEAEFGDVLLVNGKPLLFRAEDKTVFPTLLAQEIVERLPKAVVDMGAVRFVCNGADVMAPGIVRYEGSFGEGDAVAVVDEKHGKPLALGEALYDSQEVQTIKKGAVIKSRHYVSDKVWNFAKAITE; encoded by the coding sequence ATGCCTCAGAAAAACCGTCGCTACAACCTCAAAAGCAGGGAATCAAAGCAGATTACCCAGCAGACTGCGGAGCGTTTTCATGTGGATGCAGAAAATGTTTTTGGGTCAAAAGCCAGCGTGGAAGTTGTGGAAGCTGAGTTTGGAGATGTTTTACTTGTCAACGGAAAACCCCTGCTGTTTCGAGCCGAAGACAAAACGGTGTTTCCAACGCTTTTAGCACAGGAAATCGTGGAGCGTTTGCCTAAAGCTGTGGTGGATATGGGCGCGGTCAGGTTTGTTTGCAACGGCGCGGATGTTATGGCTCCAGGAATTGTGCGTTACGAAGGCAGTTTTGGCGAGGGTGATGCGGTGGCGGTGGTGGATGAGAAGCACGGCAAACCGTTGGCGCTGGGTGAGGCACTCTACGACTCACAAGAGGTTCAAACAATCAAGAAGGGCGCAGTCATTAAAAGTAGGCACTACGTCAGCGACAAAGTCTGGAACTTTGCCAAAGCCATCACAGAGTAG
- a CDS encoding HAD family hydrolase, giving the protein MRKGKLAVKGLLCDLDGTLMNTKEAYVEAAKLAFLDLGQDPPVEAVALEIPRRIEQRLPLTELVSCDDMEFLRAYLKAFYSVSKEKVKPFPDVKSTLEALSQKAKLAIITMRYSPKEVVASELKQFGLDKYFSCIVTACDTPEPKPSPEALFKAAEAIDLKTSDCAIVGDSIIDVQAGKAAGIKTVAVLSGLYSHTELSKSQPNYILETLTQLSDLLE; this is encoded by the coding sequence ATGAGAAAAGGCAAACTTGCAGTCAAAGGTTTACTTTGTGATTTAGACGGTACTTTGATGAATACTAAAGAGGCGTATGTGGAAGCGGCGAAGCTGGCGTTTTTGGATTTGGGTCAAGATCCGCCTGTGGAGGCTGTGGCGTTGGAGATTCCAAGGCGCATAGAGCAAAGGCTGCCGCTTACGGAACTGGTTAGCTGCGATGACATGGAGTTTCTACGAGCTTACTTGAAGGCGTTTTATTCGGTTTCAAAAGAGAAGGTTAAGCCGTTTCCAGATGTGAAGTCTACGTTGGAGGCGCTTTCGCAAAAAGCCAAGTTAGCTATAATTACTATGCGTTACAGCCCCAAAGAGGTTGTAGCGTCGGAGCTTAAACAGTTTGGTTTGGACAAATATTTTAGCTGCATCGTAACTGCTTGTGATACGCCCGAACCTAAACCCTCACCTGAAGCACTATTCAAAGCCGCTGAAGCCATCGACCTAAAAACAAGCGACTGCGCCATAGTAGGCGACTCCATAATTGATGTCCAAGCAGGCAAAGCCGCAGGAATCAAAACCGTAGCGGTTCTCTCAGGACTGTACTCCCACACAGAACTCTCAAAATCTCAACCCAACTATATTTTAGAAACCCTAACCCAACTCTCAGACCTTCTAGAATAA
- a CDS encoding 50S ribosomal protein L37e has protein sequence MGKGTPSMGKRQGKVVHIRCRRCGRRAYHVRDKRCAACGYGETTKLRRYNWQTKTLARQRVA, from the coding sequence ATGGGTAAAGGAACACCATCAATGGGTAAACGCCAAGGCAAAGTCGTTCACATACGATGTAGACGATGCGGCAGGCGCGCCTATCACGTGCGTGACAAGCGATGTGCTGCATGCGGGTATGGCGAAACAACCAAACTGCGCCGCTACAACTGGCAAACAAAGACTCTAGCACGACAAAGAGTCGCCTAA